AAGCTGCAGCTCCCGTACATGAGGAAGGACCACAGGGACGTGTGGCCGCTGAGGGTCCGGTCTGACTTCTCCACGAGGTTGAAAACTGAAGTGAAAATGACCTCATCCAGAAAGCCGTGCATCCCGAAGAATAAGAACCGCACGATGCCGGGAAGACTGTGCAGAGGCGTGCGAGAATGAACGCTCTCCTGCGGGTTTGGTTTCCTCGAGGGGTCGGTGGATAAGGTGGAGGGGTGATACTGCAGCTTTGACAGCCCCTTGTGGAAAACCTGGGTGAAATAGAGAGACAAGATGTAGTGCACTACTAGCTGGGTCCCAGACACCATCCTCACCTGCTCTGTTAGTGTGTTTATATTCCCTATCAGGATCTGCAGCCCGATGTAGACAGACGGGTAGAAAACCAGATGAAACACCAGAGGCCGACCTCGGAAGCACCTCTTCTGAGAGTAGATCTTCTCCAACGCAAAGTGGGTCAGTGAATGCATAATGCAGAGATATGGTGAAGAAAATCCCACCAGTTTAGGGTCCCTGTATTTAAAAACCCGCTGTGCCGACGAGAGCAGGATATCCAGAGTCACGCCGTGCATCCCGTAGAAGTAAAGCCGCATCCAGCGCGGCAGCTCCCGTAGCGACTCCGCCGTGTCCTCAGTCTCTCCGGATAGTTCCTCCTGGCCGGGGATTCGTCCAGTTTTAAGGCCGCCGACGGAGTCTCCTGAGCGGCCGCGAAGACCGTCTCTCCCCTGGTTGACCATGTTTAGTCACTGTACTTGaatgttttcagctgtcctTCCCCCAAcacattgttttctgttttgttccgCTGCAGCTGTAAGCATCTCCTGCACGGTGCAGAGTGACTGCTGCGTTCACGTGCGCCATGGAAAAACGCGTTACCAATCTTGAGACACTTGCAGTGttttgtcaaaacactacacatagttcacacaaccacacacacaagtagcagaaACACTCTTATGAAAACTTAACACTAATTTATCGAAACCACATTTTGTCATcatatgaaacacacatttcatatgacttcattctgtttgaacCAGTTACACACTGCTGTTGCTAACCTAaaaccagggttcccacgcgtcctggaaaaactggaaaacagttgaccagttttccagtactgcaaaacacctggaaaatgggagaaaaagtcaaatgtcctggaaaatcacatattgtcctggaaaattattccaacatgactgtgtgcgatctaacaaggttaaaaaaaacacatccccattctaCATTTGTGGCcctttttgtcattcagatctatttaggtcaatttatgcactgatcctctgattattattattatttatttattccagtaaggcagcttccagagtcccgGCAGTAGCTCAAGCGCGGCAGTAGCAGTCCATAGTGAcatggttcgagtcccagtatggacgaagtttggcaagtggactggtggctggagaggtgctggttcacttgcctgggcactgcagagGAGCCCTTGTGCAAgacaccaaacccccaactgctctgggtgcgctggttgacggcagcatcctcactctgacctcATTTCCTAAgtatgttcactgcatgtgtgtgcatttgtatgtatataccaaaaaaaaaaaactgtatgtgtagcatgtccaaaaataatagcatgagtgaaaaaattgaatgtCCCCCCTGggaatcaataaagtacctttcttttctttcttctttctaaaGAAAGTGTAAAACACACTGTTCTGAAACAAATATgtaggtgtttttttaaagatcgAAACACAGTGTGTTATGTCCAAAAGTAATATTGGTGCACttcattcttcttctgcaaAAGATATTTTAAACCTTGTATCCTTGACATTAGCTTGGAAAATATGTTTGACATAGCCTACATAAGCCTAAACAAAATCACGATTACAAATAGCATTCAATTCAaagctctgaaataaaaatgtatcagttTGGAtatgataaaaagaagaaatatgtgTAACAGAAGTAATAAAATGTCATAATTCCTCAAAGCTGATGTAACTTGAaaatactaataaaataaagtaaaacactAAGTATATATCTCATAGTGTAATGTGTGCACAGTCAGTACCACTAAAGTAAAACAGCATAACTCAAACAAGTACTTATGTGAGTCTCATTTACTGTACATCATTCTAACATTTTTTTCCCAGGGCACCTGAAGGCAGCATAGGAGAGGctctggtggaggaggaggtgtagcTGTATtgctgtggtggtggtggtggtggtgacaGGACGCTCTGGCTCTGACTCGGCAATTAATTGAGCTCACGTCCCTCTGCGACGTCCTGACGCTGTTTAATTACGAGCCATTATTAATGACAATTACAGCAGATTACTCTCTACTGGTTCCACAGGGCAACCCTGCTCCTCACTAAACTCACCTgtcaaaaagaaatgaaggaataaTTAATCCTCTTTAATCAGAATGGATGAATCTCCCATCATAGGTGATCAGACATGTGTGAATGACACAGATTGATAGATGGGCTGTATCATTTGTCTAAATTTAATGCTTCTGAGCCTAGAATGCTTAAGATAATTAAAAAGTAGTTACATAATAAGCAATATTGCACTTGTCTCTGTGCCGTTACCCTGAAAAGCAGCA
Above is a genomic segment from Notolabrus celidotus isolate fNotCel1 chromosome 21, fNotCel1.pri, whole genome shotgun sequence containing:
- the LOC117805358 gene encoding transmembrane protein 229A, producing MVNQGRDGLRGRSGDSVGGLKTGRIPGQEELSGETEDTAESLRELPRWMRLYFYGMHGVTLDILLSSAQRVFKYRDPKLVGFSSPYLCIMHSLTHFALEKIYSQKRCFRGRPLVFHLVFYPSVYIGLQILIGNINTLTEQVRMVSGTQLVVHYILSLYFTQVFHKGLSKLQYHPSTLSTDPSRKPNPQESVHSRTPLHSLPGIVRFLFFGMHGFLDEVIFTSVFNLVEKSDRTLSGHTSLWSFLMYGSCSFVVEKLYLYLHFRRGWGTCRRLPIYICFIYTWEFCWGLILRQFDACSWDYSHYPHNFMGLITLLYLPGWVCLSLYQDVLSNVLLRIKRIKGTKEVTFSGENGEVNGQLEKKHL